In uncultured Methanobacterium sp., a genomic segment contains:
- a CDS encoding tetratricopeptide repeat protein: MNLKEESNNIMEVIVGPGYIENPFYLENAALLLERDGAYEGAEILRRRALQLLEENKEKDNIAITNSLTRLGNLLEFKGDFEGAEEFYSKCLELVRNSEDLNEEYTADALNNLANLMGVNGQLDEAEDLMRESMEIRKKIYGPHDPKVAQSLNNLGMILEEKNEIYNAEINYRKSLEIMEKEQGEEHPDTATSMNNLACLLVKVWEIEEAEELAKKSLNIMENYFGQDHLETAETMNNLAIILELKGNIPEAGKLLHRSLNILEYYLGSTHPKTTMAREHWEVLSKEI; the protein is encoded by the coding sequence ATGAACCTCAAAGAAGAAAGTAACAATATAATGGAGGTAATAGTGGGCCCAGGATACATTGAAAACCCCTTTTACCTTGAAAACGCTGCACTTCTCCTGGAGAGGGATGGTGCCTATGAGGGCGCTGAGATTCTTCGCCGTAGGGCGCTTCAGCTACTGGAAGAAAACAAAGAAAAGGACAATATAGCCATAACCAACTCCCTAACACGTCTTGGAAATCTACTGGAGTTTAAGGGTGATTTTGAAGGAGCAGAAGAATTTTACAGTAAATGTCTGGAATTAGTTAGAAATTCAGAGGATCTTAATGAAGAATACACTGCAGATGCTCTGAACAATCTGGCCAATCTCATGGGAGTTAATGGTCAACTGGATGAAGCTGAAGATCTTATGCGGGAAAGTATGGAAATCAGGAAGAAAATCTATGGACCACATGATCCAAAAGTAGCCCAGTCCCTGAACAACTTGGGAATGATTCTGGAAGAGAAAAATGAGATTTACAATGCAGAAATAAATTACCGGAAGTCCCTGGAGATCATGGAAAAAGAGCAAGGAGAAGAACATCCGGATACTGCAACTTCCATGAACAACCTGGCATGTCTTCTGGTCAAGGTATGGGAAATAGAGGAAGCTGAGGAACTTGCCAAAAAATCCTTGAATATCATGGAAAATTATTTCGGTCAGGATCACCTGGAAACTGCTGAAACCATGAACAACTTGGCCATCATCCTTGAACTTAAAGGAAACATCCCGGAAGCAGGAAAATTACTCCATCGCAGTCTAAATATCTTAGAATATTATCTTGGTTCAACTCATCCCAAGACTACCATGGCCAGGGAGCACTGGGAAGTATTATCTAAAGAAATTTAG
- a CDS encoding metallophosphoesterase, translating into MKRILNLPASGILLVITDLHGNGEDFKKYENIWKNHLEDGNQIILTGDLIHCSNSSKDRSVEILKAVQDYSEYENFHLLLGNHEWCHIVDAPVYKGESNQKKDFEELLKLKFGYRWVEKLEEYVEFFKTLPFAAKTGNGVLISHSGPPIDSVYLGDLENITEQCYHHNDMLDGLLWKRDYEFNQEDLEFFLKRNNCKYHIIGHTPVDGYQVNYGKQLVISSSFGCVRKAYLELDLEKNLENMDELVKMVQFLDE; encoded by the coding sequence ATGAAGAGAATCCTGAATTTACCTGCAAGTGGCATTTTACTGGTGATAACTGACCTGCACGGGAATGGTGAAGACTTTAAAAAGTATGAAAACATTTGGAAGAACCATTTAGAAGATGGAAACCAGATCATATTAACCGGGGACCTTATTCATTGTTCTAACTCGTCTAAAGACCGTTCTGTGGAGATCCTGAAAGCAGTGCAGGATTACTCTGAATATGAAAATTTCCATCTACTTTTAGGAAATCATGAATGGTGCCATATCGTAGACGCACCGGTCTACAAGGGTGAATCCAACCAGAAAAAAGACTTTGAAGAACTTTTGAAACTGAAATTCGGTTACCGTTGGGTGGAAAAGCTGGAAGAATATGTTGAATTTTTTAAGACATTGCCCTTTGCTGCTAAGACAGGTAATGGTGTTTTAATCAGCCATTCTGGCCCTCCCATAGATTCCGTGTATTTAGGGGATCTTGAAAATATCACTGAACAGTGTTACCATCATAATGATATGCTGGACGGACTCCTGTGGAAAAGGGATTATGAGTTCAACCAGGAAGATCTGGAATTTTTCCTCAAACGCAATAACTGTAAATATCATATAATAGGCCACACACCAGTTGATGGTTATCAGGTTAATTATGGTAAACAGCTGGTGATTTCCTCCAGTTTCGGTTGTGTTCGGAAAGCATATCTGGAGCTGGACTTGGAGAAGAACCTTGAAAATATGGATGAATTGGTGAAGATGGTCCAGTTTCTGGATGAATAG